In Actinomyces weissii, a genomic segment contains:
- a CDS encoding rhamnan synthesis F family protein — MILGDSPKRLGIFFFYDGDGVVDSYVETMLADMVKNLTELTVVVNGLLTANSYRKLAAFTDKIIVRENVGLDVWAYKTAMESYGWERLSEFDEVVLFNFTIMGPVYPFAEMYTEMGRRDVDFWGVTWFHQADLDPFGTLPEGYIPRHLQSHFHAYRRSLVTSHAFQEYWDNMPMINGYEYSVGMHEAPFTQRFERLGFVSDVYVNTEDLEGFTYQPILFAPRKLIEEKRCPVFKRRSFFHSYGDLVAQSAGNATVDLYEYLRDHTSFDTNLIWDNVTRSVNMADAVKNLQLTYVLPTETVSRPPQSQKVALVAHLYYMDLLESTLGYIRSMPEGCDVFLTVGSAEKARLVKQACDELPYHVEVRLIENRGRDVSALLVGVKDVIMDYDLVCFVHDKKVTQLDMQSKGEGFALKCFENLLPTPAFVENVIAKFDQEPRLGMLMPTPPNHGDYFPVYTAAWGPNFSLTASLLKELGVQVPLDSSKEPIAPLGTMFWFRPKALEKLFDYDWQWDHFPPEPNNNDGTLLHAIERAYGYVAQGAGYFCAWLFSDRFARIELTSLAFYMREYTGEVHRRLEWAGPQRDMITRMGERLGEVSAKRELVRGLKRVVKRRVPARLHPPLQSLYGTVRKAVR, encoded by the coding sequence ATGATCCTCGGCGACTCCCCCAAACGTCTCGGCATCTTCTTCTTCTACGACGGAGACGGGGTGGTCGACTCCTACGTGGAGACCATGCTCGCCGACATGGTCAAGAACCTCACCGAGCTGACGGTCGTGGTCAACGGGCTGCTCACCGCCAACAGCTACCGCAAGCTGGCGGCCTTCACGGACAAGATCATCGTCCGGGAGAACGTGGGCCTGGACGTTTGGGCCTACAAGACCGCCATGGAGTCCTACGGCTGGGAGAGGCTCTCCGAGTTCGACGAGGTGGTGCTGTTCAACTTCACCATCATGGGGCCGGTGTACCCCTTCGCGGAGATGTACACGGAGATGGGGCGGAGGGATGTCGACTTCTGGGGCGTCACCTGGTTCCACCAGGCTGACCTAGATCCCTTCGGCACCCTCCCCGAGGGCTACATCCCGCGCCACCTGCAGTCGCACTTCCACGCCTACCGCCGCTCCCTGGTCACCTCCCATGCCTTCCAGGAGTACTGGGACAACATGCCGATGATCAACGGCTACGAGTACTCGGTCGGTATGCACGAGGCCCCCTTCACCCAGCGCTTCGAGCGGCTGGGATTCGTCTCGGACGTCTACGTAAACACCGAGGACCTGGAGGGCTTCACCTACCAGCCCATACTCTTCGCCCCCCGAAAGCTCATTGAGGAGAAGCGCTGCCCGGTGTTCAAGCGTCGCTCCTTCTTCCACAGCTACGGTGACCTGGTGGCGCAGAGTGCGGGCAACGCCACCGTGGACCTGTACGAGTACCTGCGCGACCACACCAGCTTTGACACCAACCTGATCTGGGACAACGTGACCCGGTCTGTGAACATGGCAGACGCCGTCAAGAACCTGCAGCTCACCTACGTGCTGCCCACGGAGACCGTCTCCCGGCCCCCGCAGTCCCAGAAGGTCGCGCTGGTGGCGCATCTGTACTACATGGACCTGCTGGAATCCACCCTAGGGTACATCCGCTCCATGCCCGAGGGCTGTGACGTGTTCCTGACCGTCGGCTCCGCCGAGAAGGCCCGGCTGGTCAAGCAGGCCTGCGACGAGCTGCCCTACCACGTAGAAGTCCGGCTGATCGAGAACCGGGGCCGGGACGTCTCGGCGCTGCTGGTCGGCGTCAAGGACGTCATCATGGACTACGACCTGGTGTGCTTCGTCCACGACAAGAAAGTCACCCAGCTGGACATGCAGAGCAAAGGCGAGGGCTTCGCCCTCAAGTGCTTTGAGAACCTGCTGCCGACCCCGGCCTTTGTGGAGAACGTCATCGCCAAGTTCGACCAGGAGCCACGCCTGGGCATGCTCATGCCCACGCCCCCTAACCACGGCGACTACTTCCCTGTGTACACCGCCGCCTGGGGGCCGAACTTCAGCCTCACCGCCTCGCTGCTCAAGGAGCTGGGGGTGCAGGTTCCGCTGGACAGCAGCAAGGAGCCTATCGCCCCCCTAGGTACCATGTTCTGGTTCCGCCCCAAGGCCCTGGAGAAGCTCTTCGACTACGACTGGCAGTGGGACCACTTCCCGCCTGAGCCCAACAACAACGACGGCACCCTGCTGCACGCGATCGAGCGGGCCTACGGCTACGTGGCCCAAGGGGCAGGCTACTTCTGCGCCTGGCTCTTCTCGGACCGCTTCGCCCGCATCGAGCTTACCTCCCTGGCCTTCTACATGCGCGAGTACACCGGTGAGGTGCACCGCCGTCTGGAGTGGGCCGGCCCACAGCGTGACATGATCACCCGCATGGGTGAGCGCCTGGGCGAGGTCAGTGCCAAGCGGGAGCTGGTCAGGGGCCTTAAGCGGGTGGTCAAGCGCCGGGTGCCCGCCAGGCTGCACCCGCCCTTGCAGTCCCTGTACGGGACCGTCCGTAAGGCAGTCAGGTGA
- a CDS encoding NAD-dependent epimerase/dehydratase family protein, with amino-acid sequence MAKSVLVTGAGGYIGRHVVTALLGRGLSVKALDLRLDGVDERAERLSVDLFSGDADIYEQMGRPDVVLHMAWRDGFKHNSPAHIDDLAKHYHLIENLLAGGLKHLAVMGTMHEVGYWEGAIDEHSPCAPASLYGISKNALRELTRLATQANGAAFQWIRAYYIVGDDKFGSSIFSKLLAAAEEGRKTFPFTTGRNQYDFISVDGLAAQIAAIVDQDDVCGVINACTGEPITLAQRVEDYIQEHGLDITLEYGAFPDRPYDSPGVWGDSTKIRAIMAADQR; translated from the coding sequence ATGGCAAAGTCTGTTCTCGTCACCGGGGCTGGTGGCTACATCGGTCGTCACGTCGTCACTGCGCTCCTGGGGCGCGGCCTGTCGGTAAAGGCCCTGGACCTGCGCCTGGACGGCGTAGACGAGCGGGCTGAGCGGCTCTCGGTGGACCTGTTCTCCGGGGACGCGGACATCTACGAGCAGATGGGGCGTCCCGACGTCGTCCTGCACATGGCATGGCGTGACGGCTTCAAGCACAACTCGCCCGCCCACATCGACGACCTGGCCAAGCACTACCACCTGATTGAGAACCTCTTGGCCGGAGGCCTCAAGCACCTGGCTGTCATGGGCACCATGCACGAGGTCGGCTACTGGGAGGGGGCTATCGACGAGCACTCTCCCTGTGCCCCCGCCTCCCTGTACGGCATCTCCAAGAACGCCCTGCGGGAGCTGACGCGCCTGGCCACCCAGGCCAACGGGGCGGCCTTCCAGTGGATCCGCGCCTACTACATCGTCGGGGACGACAAGTTCGGCAGCTCGATCTTCTCCAAGCTGCTCGCTGCCGCTGAGGAGGGGCGCAAGACCTTCCCCTTCACCACCGGCAGGAACCAGTACGACTTCATCTCGGTGGACGGCCTGGCTGCCCAGATCGCGGCGATCGTGGACCAGGACGATGTCTGCGGGGTCATCAACGCCTGTACCGGGGAACCTATTACCCTGGCCCAGCGCGTGGAGGACTACATCCAGGAGCACGGCCTGGACATCACCCTGGAGTACGGCGCCTTCCCGGACCGCCCCTACGACTCGCCCGGAGTGTGGGGGGACTCCACCAAGATCCGCGCCATCATGGCTGCGGACCAGCGCTGA
- a CDS encoding GtrA family protein, whose product MDRHRKLINQFVRFLVVGGLSFSVDYSLFVLLYWLGVPYLVASAVSFTISLVLNYALSRRYVFDTNEGVNLAREFTAYVSLNIVALGLNTLVLYLCTNLGGASPFVGKVVATAIVLVYNFISRKLLLERLGPGPRSPQPS is encoded by the coding sequence GTGGACCGGCACCGCAAGCTCATAAACCAGTTCGTGCGCTTCCTGGTGGTGGGGGGACTGTCCTTCAGCGTCGACTACAGCCTGTTCGTGCTGCTGTACTGGCTCGGCGTGCCCTACCTGGTAGCCAGCGCCGTGTCCTTCACCATCTCGCTGGTGCTCAACTACGCCCTCTCACGCCGGTACGTCTTTGACACCAACGAGGGGGTGAACCTGGCCCGCGAGTTCACCGCCTACGTGAGCCTCAACATCGTCGCTCTGGGGCTCAACACCCTGGTGCTGTACCTCTGCACCAACTTGGGCGGGGCGAGCCCCTTCGTGGGCAAGGTCGTGGCTACCGCGATCGTGCTCGTCTACAACTTCATCTCCCGCAAGCTGCTCCTCGAGCGCCTGGGCCCCGGTCCGCGCTCACCGCAACCCTCCTGA
- a CDS encoding glycosyltransferase family 2 protein, producing the protein MTSKTISVVIPSFNEEKSVQAMYDRLNQVFREQLPAYDYEIIFVDDFSTDGTREQVRALAAKDSRVKGVFNARNFGFHRNVFSALTYGSGDATFMLFGDLQDPPENLPEFISRWEAGAHVVVGQRRSSDEGWIMTACRHLYYKLIDWFSDTPQIARFTGYGLYSREFVEVLKDIGDIQPFLKAVVAEYGIGLEIVQYDQAQSSRGKSNFNFLRNYDFAMQGITSSTKLLMRMATFIAAAVGLVCLGLAFFVLVKKLVDWNAYPVGEASRTVGLFFLGAVQLFFIGILGEYILNINGRIVRKPRVVVGERVGFGLAPAPAPALETAAEAGGPAVESHPRATTAPADGSVDRD; encoded by the coding sequence GTGACGTCGAAGACGATCAGTGTCGTCATCCCGAGCTTTAACGAGGAGAAGAGCGTTCAGGCCATGTACGACCGCCTGAACCAGGTCTTCCGTGAGCAGCTGCCTGCCTACGACTACGAGATCATCTTCGTGGACGACTTCTCCACTGACGGCACCCGGGAGCAGGTGCGTGCCCTGGCCGCGAAGGACAGCCGGGTCAAGGGCGTCTTCAACGCGCGCAACTTCGGTTTCCACCGCAATGTCTTCTCGGCCCTGACCTACGGCAGCGGCGACGCCACCTTCATGCTGTTCGGGGACCTGCAGGACCCGCCGGAGAACCTGCCAGAGTTCATCTCCCGCTGGGAGGCCGGGGCTCACGTGGTCGTGGGGCAGCGCCGCTCCTCCGACGAGGGCTGGATCATGACCGCCTGCAGGCACCTCTACTACAAGCTCATCGACTGGTTCTCCGACACCCCGCAGATCGCCCGCTTCACCGGCTACGGCCTCTACAGCCGGGAGTTCGTGGAGGTCCTCAAGGACATTGGGGACATACAGCCCTTCCTGAAGGCGGTCGTGGCCGAGTACGGCATCGGCCTGGAGATCGTGCAGTACGACCAGGCGCAGAGCTCGCGCGGTAAGTCCAACTTCAACTTCCTGCGGAACTATGACTTCGCTATGCAGGGGATCACCTCCTCCACCAAGCTGCTCATGCGCATGGCCACCTTCATTGCCGCGGCGGTGGGCCTGGTGTGCCTGGGCCTGGCCTTCTTCGTGCTGGTCAAGAAGCTGGTGGACTGGAACGCCTACCCGGTCGGCGAGGCCTCACGGACCGTCGGGCTGTTCTTCCTGGGGGCCGTACAGCTCTTCTTCATCGGCATCCTGGGTGAGTACATCCTGAACATCAACGGTCGTATCGTCCGTAAGCCGCGGGTTGTCGTCGGGGAGCGGGTCGGCTTCGGTCTCGCCCCCGCCCCCGCACCCGCGTTGGAGACGGCTGCAGAGGCTGGCGGCCCGGCCGTGGAGTCTCATCCCCGGGCGACGACGGCGCCGGCTGACGGCTCCGTGGACAGAGACTGA
- a CDS encoding N-acetylmuramoyl-L-alanine amidase — translation MVQPSTQAPVQLLGLTATDGTATRIATDGLSSIQAEAVRDEQATTPSCVPDGTSICPASLSGLSRMAAADPGEVDEPVDPEKDATLLTQPLEVDDFMVAGFAWEAGGSLPEDAQIYLRVREKGTWSPWFLNEIEDATGPEGKPALGTGELVTAGADAVQASVVLKSVAHLPTLPKGLHLVLVPGAPKGEQERTAEELKAVAANPTPVAPSEELEEEPQAVSGTVPQGSAQEGAEAGAADPDVAQTTRPGTPATTGVAGGTSAGPASALGRAVTSASGVPVPVFSRADWHADEENMTWVPEYAKAQHVVVHHTAGSNSYTADQSASIVRGIYYYHAVTLNWGDIGYNLLVDKYGQVFEGRYGTLSSAAGRMAVGGHARGVNTGTMGISMIGDYSSAEPTAVQLDRVGELAGWFLQRAGVPDALGSSGLTFRTTERYPAGQTVDMPTILAHRDVGYTACPGGRAYARMGQIRQIAQRQMSGSTGSTNTRSNHVPPSVKESVRSALARFAAAHSAMVGGAASGPVPSGKGAYQRFAHGVAYWSESTGVQFVGEPVLSAWGGHGWQDGEMGYPVSGGAYGPNGTRHQVFEHGIAYWRTGEPVVFLSGEILNAWAELGWESAFWGMPVDRKRDSSGGGFYQRFAHGVAYWSESTGVQFVGEPVLSAWGGHGWQDGEMGYPVSGGAYGPNGTRHQVFEHGIAYWRTGEPVVFLSGEILIAWAELGWESAFWGMPVDRKRDSSGGGFYQRFAHGVAYWSESTGVQFVGEPVLSAWGGHGWQDGEMGYPVSGGAYGPNGTRHQVFEHGIAYWRTGEPVVFLSGEILIAWAELGWESAFWGMPVDRKRDSSGGGFYQRFAHGVAYWSESTGVQFVGEPVLSAWGGHGWQDGEMGYPVSGGAYGPNGTRHQVFEHGIAYWRTGEPVVFLSGEILNAWARSGWERSPWGMPQDRQRPYLDGAQQRFANGVAYWTPASGVRFGQPLPAGPDAWTRSFQAGHIISDAEFFQPGTLSVQTLRSFLHAKNPHCTPGPGGVACLKDYRASTARMDTAYCKPYEAGTNEDVATIITKASDACGINPKVLVVMLQKEQGLVTASGAALTTTRYTKAMGYGCPDFAECNPSYSGLATQLYYGASGLVEYGQRPGAYNYRSGGTYQIAYHPRRSCGSAPVTIQNRATAALYNYTPYQPNAAALRNMDGEGDSCSAYGNRNFWRTYNSWFRLSRR, via the coding sequence CCACGGACGGAACCGCCACGCGGATCGCCACCGACGGGCTGAGCAGCATCCAGGCGGAGGCGGTCCGTGACGAGCAGGCTACGACGCCCTCCTGCGTGCCCGACGGCACCAGCATCTGCCCTGCCTCCCTGAGCGGACTGAGCCGTATGGCAGCCGCAGATCCCGGGGAGGTGGACGAGCCGGTGGATCCGGAGAAGGATGCCACCCTGCTTACTCAGCCCCTGGAGGTTGACGACTTCATGGTGGCGGGATTCGCCTGGGAGGCTGGCGGATCCCTGCCGGAGGACGCACAGATCTACCTGCGGGTACGCGAGAAAGGCACCTGGAGCCCCTGGTTCCTCAACGAGATAGAGGACGCCACCGGCCCGGAGGGCAAGCCTGCTCTCGGCACCGGAGAGCTGGTCACTGCCGGGGCCGACGCCGTCCAGGCCTCCGTGGTCCTGAAGTCGGTCGCGCACCTGCCCACCCTCCCTAAGGGGCTCCACCTGGTGCTGGTGCCCGGTGCCCCCAAGGGGGAGCAGGAGCGCACCGCCGAGGAGCTGAAGGCCGTCGCCGCCAACCCCACGCCGGTGGCGCCTTCCGAAGAGCTGGAGGAGGAGCCGCAGGCCGTGTCCGGCACCGTCCCCCAAGGCTCTGCGCAGGAGGGTGCGGAGGCCGGAGCGGCGGACCCCGATGTCGCGCAGACCACGCGCCCGGGGACACCCGCCACCACGGGAGTTGCCGGTGGGACCAGTGCCGGCCCAGCCTCGGCGCTCGGACGGGCCGTGACCAGCGCGAGCGGGGTCCCGGTGCCCGTGTTCTCGCGCGCAGACTGGCACGCGGACGAGGAGAACATGACCTGGGTCCCGGAGTACGCCAAGGCTCAGCACGTGGTCGTCCACCACACTGCCGGCTCCAACAGCTACACGGCCGACCAGTCGGCCTCGATCGTGCGCGGCATCTACTACTACCACGCGGTCACCCTGAACTGGGGCGACATCGGCTACAACCTGCTGGTGGACAAGTACGGCCAGGTCTTCGAGGGTCGCTACGGCACCTTGTCCTCGGCGGCGGGCAGGATGGCGGTCGGCGGTCATGCCCGCGGGGTCAACACCGGCACCATGGGCATCTCCATGATCGGTGACTACTCCAGCGCCGAGCCTACAGCCGTTCAGCTGGACCGTGTGGGGGAGCTGGCGGGCTGGTTCCTGCAGCGGGCCGGAGTGCCTGACGCCCTCGGCTCCTCCGGCCTGACCTTCAGGACCACCGAGCGCTACCCGGCCGGACAGACTGTCGACATGCCTACGATCCTGGCACACCGGGACGTCGGCTACACCGCCTGCCCGGGTGGGCGCGCCTACGCCAGGATGGGGCAGATCCGCCAGATCGCCCAGAGGCAGATGAGCGGCTCGACCGGCTCCACGAACACCCGCTCCAACCACGTGCCCCCATCGGTGAAAGAGTCGGTGCGCAGTGCCTTGGCGCGCTTCGCGGCCGCGCACTCGGCGATGGTCGGGGGGGCTGCCTCCGGGCCGGTCCCGTCAGGCAAGGGTGCCTACCAGCGTTTTGCCCATGGTGTGGCGTACTGGTCTGAGTCCACGGGCGTGCAGTTCGTGGGTGAGCCGGTCCTGAGCGCCTGGGGCGGGCACGGGTGGCAGGACGGTGAGATGGGCTACCCCGTCTCGGGCGGCGCCTACGGTCCTAACGGGACGCGTCACCAGGTCTTTGAGCACGGTATCGCCTACTGGCGTACGGGAGAGCCGGTGGTCTTCCTCTCCGGTGAGATCCTCAACGCCTGGGCGGAGCTGGGTTGGGAGTCGGCCTTCTGGGGCATGCCGGTGGACCGGAAGCGTGACTCTTCTGGTGGGGGCTTCTACCAGCGTTTTGCCCATGGTGTGGCGTACTGGTCTGAGTCCACGGGCGTGCAGTTCGTGGGTGAGCCGGTCCTGAGCGCCTGGGGCGGGCACGGGTGGCAGGACGGTGAGATGGGCTACCCCGTCTCGGGCGGCGCCTACGGTCCTAACGGGACGCGTCACCAGGTCTTTGAGCACGGTATCGCCTACTGGCGTACGGGAGAGCCGGTGGTCTTCCTCTCCGGTGAGATCCTCATCGCCTGGGCGGAGCTGGGTTGGGAGTCGGCCTTCTGGGGCATGCCGGTGGACCGGAAGCGTGACTCTTCTGGTGGGGGCTTCTACCAGCGTTTTGCCCATGGTGTGGCGTACTGGTCTGAGTCCACGGGCGTGCAGTTCGTGGGTGAGCCGGTCCTGAGCGCCTGGGGCGGGCACGGGTGGCAGGACGGTGAGATGGGCTACCCCGTCTCGGGCGGCGCCTACGGTCCTAACGGGACGCGTCACCAGGTCTTTGAGCACGGTATCGCCTACTGGCGTACGGGAGAGCCGGTGGTCTTCCTCTCCGGTGAGATCCTCATCGCCTGGGCGGAGCTGGGTTGGGAGTCGGCCTTCTGGGGCATGCCGGTGGACCGGAAGCGTGACTCTTCTGGTGGGGGCTTCTACCAGCGTTTTGCCCATGGTGTGGCGTACTGGTCTGAGTCCACGGGCGTGCAGTTCGTGGGTGAGCCGGTCCTGAGCGCCTGGGGCGGGCACGGGTGGCAGGACGGTGAGATGGGCTACCCCGTCTCGGGCGGCGCCTACGGTCCTAACGGGACGCGTCACCAGGTCTTTGAGCACGGTATCGCCTACTGGCGTACGGGAGAGCCGGTGGTCTTCCTCTCCGGTGAGATCCTCAACGCCTGGGCGCGCAGCGGCTGGGAGCGTTCCCCCTGGGGCATGCCACAGGACAGGCAGAGGCCTTACCTGGACGGTGCCCAGCAGCGCTTCGCCAACGGCGTCGCCTACTGGACCCCCGCGTCAGGGGTGCGCTTCGGCCAGCCGCTGCCCGCGGGCCCTGATGCCTGGACCAGGTCCTTCCAGGCAGGCCACATCATCTCTGACGCAGAGTTCTTCCAGCCGGGCACACTGTCCGTGCAGACCCTGCGCAGCTTCCTGCACGCGAAGAACCCTCACTGCACCCCGGGGCCGGGTGGGGTCGCTTGCCTGAAGGACTACCGGGCCAGCACCGCACGGATGGACACCGCCTACTGTAAGCCCTACGAGGCTGGCACCAACGAGGACGTGGCCACCATCATCACCAAAGCCTCTGACGCCTGTGGGATCAACCCGAAGGTGCTGGTCGTCATGCTGCAGAAGGAGCAGGGCCTGGTTACGGCTTCCGGGGCGGCACTGACCACCACGCGGTACACCAAGGCCATGGGCTACGGCTGCCCGGACTTCGCGGAGTGCAACCCCAGCTACTCCGGCCTGGCCACGCAGCTGTACTACGGTGCCTCCGGGCTGGTCGAGTACGGGCAGCGTCCCGGGGCCTACAACTACCGGTCCGGGGGGACCTACCAGATCGCCTACCACCCGCGCCGTAGCTGTGGCTCCGCGCCCGTGACCATCCAGAACCGGGCCACCGCGGCGCTGTACAACTACACTCCCTACCAGCCCAACGCGGCGGCGCTGCGCAACATGGACGGTGAGGGCGACTCGTGCTCGGCCTACGGGAACCGGAACTTCTGGCGCACCTACAACTCCTGGTTCCGGCTGAGCCGGCGCTGA